TTTTCCGTCGCGTAGTTCCGGCTTTCTTTTGGGCGCGGTTAAACGATGAAATGTATCCCGATAGACCAGTAGCTTTAATGCGAAAAACTCAATGGGAATTTGCTTGGTCTTTGGCACAACAGCATCCTTGGACTGGTTGGGGTTTACGTAGTTTCTCCGCACTTTATAAAGCCAAAATGAATATTGATTTAGGTCATCCCCATAACTTGTTTTTAATGTTATCTGCGGAAACCGGATTTCCTGCTACTCTGTTATTTTGTGGTTTACTCACTTGGATATTAATTGCAGGTATGCAATTTTTACGGCAATCTAATTCTTTGGTTAAAGCAGATAGGTTATTGTTCTTCAGTTATCTTTTGGTATTCGGGGAGTTGATCTTATTCAATACTGTGGATGTAACTTTATTTGATTTTCGTGTCAATACCCTGTTTTGGTTATTTTTAGCAGCAATTTGCGGACTTGTATTTTACCCAGAGCAAAATCACAAGACCTTGGCAAAAGAGAATTAGATATTCAGAAAATGCGATCGCCTACTCCCCAGCCCCGGTTTGTACAGATAATTTTGGTTCATATATCTGTATCAGCATTTCTGCTCAAAAATAGCATTTTGTTTCTTAACGCTTTTTCCGTGGTTACACTGTCGGCATTCGTATTTCTTAGTTCTTAAAATTACAGTATTCACATTTGTGATTTAGATAATTTCTAGTTATCTAATTAGAAATTATCTAATGTTGCTGATAGTTGGGAAGGTGTAAGGACAACCCTTTTGGGGTTTTCCTACATGACGGGCATCTAATCTTTAGATGCCCTTTTATATGTTTAATTTTTCGGCAGTTAAGCACTATTTTTTATTTCATTCATCAGGGAAATCTACTATATGAAATCACCTAATAAAAAAGGTGTCTTATTTGCATTGGTATCAAGTTTGTTAACGCTTAATTTTGCTATTTCATTCCCTGCTGAAGCGGCAATTTCATGTGAAACAGGTACAGTGGTTTATCATCCAAATAATTCTTTAGCAACTTGTTCACTGTCTCAGAATGTCAATGTTCAAGTTTCGAGTCCCACTGCTGGAACATCTAATTTTCCTTGTAAAGCCAAAAGTTATATTTTTTTTGATGAAAAAGGACAATTTAATAGCTGTGAACTTTCAGAAAAAATTCAAATTAGAACTGGTAATGTAGTCGAGACTTGCGAGGTAGAATATAAAATAAGAGTCGCATTGTCGGATAAAGGTATTCTTTCTATTGATTGTTCTGCCTACTAGTACAAAAAGACTGAAGTGTAACCCAACATTCACGCATACTTTGTTGGGTTACGCGATCGCTACACCCAACCTACTATTCTCTTAATTGAACTGGAGCTAGATTTCTTAATTGCGTTAGCGTAGCGTTAGCGAGGAACGAGCGTCATTGCGAATTGGGAATTGGTATTATTTTGGTCATCTGTCATAAGACAAATGACCAATAACAAATGACCCTAAATTAAATTCTTGAACGCACAAATTTCTCTAATCTATCCAAGCCTTTTTCGATTGTGGCTAAATCGGTGGCGTAGGAAAGGCGAATGTTATTATCTGCACCAAAAGCAATTCCGGGAATGACTGCAACTTGATGTTCTTCAATCAATGCGTCGCAAAATTCTAGAGATTTGAGTCCGGTTTTGCTGATGTCGGGGAACAGATAAAAAGCGCCGTCTGGTTTGGGACAATATAAACCGGGAATGGCATTGATTCGCTCTAGCATGACTTGTCGCCGCTTGGTAAAAGCTTGCAACATTTCAGCTACACAGTCTTGAGATTCTTCTAAGGCTGCGATCGCACCATATTGAGCAAAGGTACACACATTAGATGTACTATGCCCTTGAATGGAGTTGGCAGCTTTAATAATCTCTACTGGCCCGGCTAAGTAACCCAAGCGCCAACCTGTCATAGAATAAGCTTTGGCAAACCCATTACTAATAAAGGTGCGCTCAAAAATTTCTTGTCCCAGGGAACCAATGCTGATATGTTCTGCACCGTCGTAGAGAATTTTTTCGTAAATCTCATCGGAGACTACATAGATATCTGCATCAACTATTACCTGTGCCAAAGCTTTTATTTCCTCTGGCGTGTAAACCATCCCCGTCGGGTTGGAGGGGGAGTTGAGGACAAATAACTTGGTTTTGGGGGTGATGGCTTGGCGTAGTTGTTCCGGTGTAATTTTATAGCCTGTGGAAGCATCTGTGTTGACAATCACGGATACGCCACCTGCTAAAGTTACCATTTCGGGATAACTCAGCCAATAGGGAGCCGGAATAATCACCTCATCACCCGGATCGATGAGTGACAATATCAAATTGTACAAAGAATGTTTACCGCCATTGGTGACGATGACATTTTCTGCTTTGTAATCTAAACCGTTATCAGATTTCAGCTTTTGGGCGATCGCTTCCCTTAACTTTGGTTCTCCAGGTGCTGGGCCATACTTGGTTTTACCTTCTGCCAAAGCTTTTGCTGCTGCGGCTTTAATATGTGCTGGGGTGTCAAAATCCGGTTCACCAGCACTAAAACTACAAACATCTATACCTTCTGCCTTCATCGCCTTAGCTTTAGCTGCGATCGCTAAGGTTAAAGAAGGTTTTACCTGACTTACTCTTGCTGCCAGTTTCATTCTTACTTATTCTTTGGCAAATCTCTCACTTATCTTAGGATATCCCAGAAACCCTACCAAGATTTGCCTTTTGGGTAATTCCTTTTCATCTTTATATTTTTTGTTCTACTTTACACCAGAATGTTCAATAATCTCTTAGGGATTTACAAATATCTGTCTCCCCTGTCTCCCTTGTCCTCCTTGTCCCCCCAGTCTCCCTTGATTCCCTTACTGAGAAGCTTGCTTGGCAAACACCATCAAATGCTGTTGGGGTAACAGGTTCTTAGTCTCGCGCCACACTAAACCAACAGCCTGCATTTCTTTCTGCACTTGTTTTTGCGTCATTTTATGCAGGGTTTTAATCATGATGAAGGGATTTTCACCCCGGTATTCTACCAATACGACTCTACCCCCTGGTTTCAGTGCTTTGACAATTCCTTGCATCACTTCGTAGGGATATGCAAATTCGTGGTAAGCATCTACCATTAAAGCCAAATCAATACTTTGTGCTGGCAAATTGGGATTATCAATGGTTGCTAAAATTGGTTCAACATTAGTAATTTTCTTCTTTTGTTTGCTATCTTGAATTATCTCTAGCATTTCTGGCTGAATATCTACCGCCAAAACTTTTCCTTGGGGTAATAAAGGTGCAATTAAAAAACTCAGATAACCTGTACCAGCACCAATATCGGCAACTACATCATTGGGTTTTAAATCCAAAGCACTAACTATTTTACTTGGCTGTTCTTCTAACTCACGGCTAGGACGTTCTAGCCAACCTGCACCTGTGTGTCCCATAACTTTAGCGATTTCTCGTCCCATATAAAATTTGCCAATTCCATCGGGACTATGATTAACTCTTTGTTCATAAATTTTGCTAGAGTCAACATTTGTAATTTCTGGTTGATTTGCACTCAGCCACCAAGCAATTACAGCAATCAAAATAATTCCCGCAATCGATACAAAACTAAATTTACGGATTTGATTTGGCAATATCAGTTCCAATCTTTTCATAATATGATGCAAATCTTTGATGTAGTATCCAACTGATATTACTACATCCTAGTTTTTTGTAACAATTGCTAGTACAACTTTAGTGCAACAACATTATAAACATTTCTCCCTTGTCTACCGTGTCTACATTTTCTACCTTGTCTCTTTCATTCATTTATCAAACAGGACTACTATTGTTAGCCGTGCATAACATTTGGGTACTCTAGACAAATAAATCTCAAGGAGGCGTGACCATGAATCGCATAAAATATAATGCCACAGAACTATTTGCCAGAATTACTCTTGTTGTGCTGTTAATTTCGGTTGTAGGTGCTATTTTATTTGATTGGTCAGATAATATCAAAAAAGCACTGATAGCATTTTGGATTGTGATGCCACCCTTATGGTTATGGTTTGAGTTTTGTTATTTATACGAACGAGGAATTACGCCATTTGCTAAGGATTTTGAAAAGTATAAATATAGTCAGGAACTTTCCAAAAATCTCTGGTTAGCAATATCAGCAATTTTGTTATTTATCTATTTTGGTAAGTTACCAGGTTTTCAGTAGTTAAATTTAGTTAAAATTTGGTAATAGACGATAAAATTAAGTAAACACTGCTATATTTTGAGGAATTGTCTGGAATGCCTGCCAAAGATGCGTTTCATGAGCTTGTAAGAACAGCCCTTGAAAATGAGGGATGGACAATCACTCACGACCCGTATCATATTGATTTAGGATTTGTAGATTTTTATATTGATTTAGGTGCAGAACGGTTAATTGCTGCCACAAAAAATGGTGAGAAAATTGCCGTTGAAATCAAAACTTTCTTATCAGCCTCAACAATCTCGGAATTTCATACTGCAATTGGACAATTTATTAACTATCGCATTGCTTTGGAGGAAGAGGAAGCAGATAGAAGATTATATTTGGCAGTTCCAATAGATATTTACAGGCGGTTTTTCAAATATTCATTTATTCAAACCGTTATTCGCCGTAACCAAATTCCGTTGTTAGTATATAACATCGAAAAGCAGGAGATTGCCCAATGGATAAATTAAATTTGTATCGTCAACTAATTCAGGAATTGTTAATAGAACGAGCAAAATTGCGTTCTCCAAGTGACCCAATCAAAAGTCAAACAATTTTTGATCGGGATGGTGATCACTATCAACTTGTCAATTTAGGCTGGAAAAATAGCAGTACCCGCATTTATGGTTGTGTGCTGCACGTTGATATTATAGATGGAAAAATTTGGGTTCAACATGATGGAACTGAAGATGCAATTGCAGATCAGTTAGTGGCGAAGGGAGTACCAAAGCAAGATATTGTGTTGGCTTATCACGCGCCTTATGTGCGGAAGTACACAGATTTTGCTGTGGGTTAATGCACATACAGCGTCTTTTGCTTTAGTGCAGTACAGATAGAGGCTAGAGGCTAGGATGCTCAAGGCTAGAAGAATGTACCTCATTGGAATGAACAATGTTGTAATTGAGTTATAAAAAATTATTTCATCTCAAAATACACCGACTTTATCTGTTTTTTCCCAGGGTAAATCTATATCCATTCTTCCTACATGGCCATAAACTGCGAGTTGGCGATAAAAACCGTCTTGATGAATTGTGGGTAAATGTCTTAAATTAAATTGTTTAATAATTCCTGCCAGACGGAAATCAAAATACTTTTCTAATAAGTTAGTAATTTCTTCGTCTGATATTTTACCTGTACCAAATGTCTCTACTTGAATACTCACGGGACGAGACAAACCAATGGAATAACTGAGTTGCACTTCACATTCGTCAGCAAGTTTGGCGGCGACTATATTTTTGGCAGCATAACGGGCAATGTAAGCGCCGATTCTATCAATTCTAATGGGGTCTTTGCCACTCAAGGCTGAACCGCTATGTTTAGAATATTCGCCGTAGGTATCGATCGCATTTTTTCTCCCAGTTAACCCTGAATGTACTGCTGGCCCGCCTTTAATAAATGCGCCATCGGGATTAATAAATATTCTGGTTTTGGCATCGGGGCGAATTTCTTCATTCTCAAATACAGGATTAATCACTGTTTCCCGAATATCATCTTGTAATTGTTGGTAATCTGGTTTGCCTGCTTTATTTTGACTGGCAATGACGGTAATACTATGGATTCGATAAGGACGGCGATCGCGGTATTCTACTCCTACTTGGGTTTTACCATCAGGTGTTAGATATGGCAAAATATTTTTGTGTCGGACTTCGCTTAATTGTCTGGCTAATTTATGCGCTAACCAAATCGGCAAGGGCATGAGAGTATAGGTTTGATTACAGGCAAAGCCAAATACTGTTACTTGATTGGTAACGGTAATTTTTTCTATCTCTTCATCAGATAAATTATGTTCATCAAATAAGTGAGTTTGACTGGCGGGTAATTCTCGCAAGCTGGTCAAAATACTACAAGTTTTACTGTTAAATTCTTTTTGTTCGTAACCAATTTGTTCGATTACTTGTCTGGCAATATTGGTAAAGTCTACGTTGGTGTTGGGTTCAAATCGGGCAGCAATAAATAATATGCCTGTGGATGCAGCACATTCGGTAATGACTCTGGCGTAGGGGTCTTGTTGTAAGAATCTGTCTACTATGGCATCGCTGATTTGATCGCACAATTTATCAGGATGTCCTTCGGTGACTGATTCTGATGTGAACATGAAGTCTTTTTTCATAAGATTTAGTGTCTTGGCGCGACATTTTTTTTAACGAACCGCAGAGACGCAGAGGACGCAGAGAGAAGAAGGTGTAATTTAACTTTGTTGTGTTTTTTCTGGAGGTAGTAAGGGTAAAGCACTATTAAGATTTGGCTGAATATTCTTTGTTGATTCACTTAACAATAGAGGCCACAATGCACTACCAATAATGACGGCAGTATCGACAAAGTTAATTGGAGTAATCTTTAAAAGATTCCGCAATGGTGGCAGGGCGATCGCTAAAATTTGAATAGCAAAGGAACCGATAAGGGCAGCATTTAAATAGCCATTTCGTGGGAGTTTTTCTTTACTAAATAGGCTGTGGTGTTCAGAACGACAGCTAAATGTATGCAGCAATTGGCTTGAGGTTAGGGTGAAAAAGGCAATGGTACTGGCTTGGGGGCTAAAACCATATCTGCGAATGGCGTAGGCGTAAGCGAGTAAGGTACTCACAGATAAACCAGCAGACTCAAAGACAATTCGCCCAAAATCGGATTTTTTAATGATTGGTTCGTCGGGGTTGCGGGGTGGCTGACTCAAAACGTCTGGTTCTGGGGCTTCCATTGCTAAGGATAAGCCGGGGAAGATGTCGGTTACTAAGTTTAGCCAGAGTAGTTGAATTGCATTTAAGGGTTCGCCAATACCTGCGGCGGTGGCTACTGTCATTACCATGATTTCGCTGAGGTTGGTGGCGAGGAGGAAATGTACAGATTTGCGGATGTTGTTATATATTGTACGTCCGCGACTGACGGCGACAATCATGGTTTCGAGTCGGTCGTCTTCTAAAACAATATCTGCAACTTCTCTGGCGACATCTGTACCGCCTTTACCCATAGCTACACCAACTTGGGCGGCTTTTAAGGCGGGTGCGTCGTTAATTCCATCCCCTGTCATGGCGACGACTTTCCCGGCGGCTTGCAAGGCTTGGACTATTTGCAGTTTATTGCTGGGACTGATGCGGGCGAAGACATCTACTTTGTCGCTGAGGGCGGTTAAGGCTTCGGGTGTGAGGTTATTTAGGTTGCTGGAGTCGAGAATTTCTAATTGTTGTTCTTGACTTAATTCTAATTCTTTGGCGATCGCATAAGCTGTGGGGCTTTGGTCGCCGGTAATCATCACGGTAGCAATTCCGGCTTGATGGAAGTCGTGAATTAGTTCTTTTGCACCTTTCCTAATGGGGTCGGCCATTCCGACCAAACCTAACCAAATTAAGTCTGTTTCATGGTTATTGTTGGTTGATGACTGGTTAATCTGGTTATAGGCTATCCCTAAAACGCGTAATGCTTTCCCGGCCATGCGATCATTTTCTATAGCGATCGCTCTTTTATCTGCTGGGGTTAATTCTACTATTTCCCCATGTTTTACCCATGTTTGGCAAAGTTCCACCACTTCGGCGGGGCTACCTTTGACGGCGACAAATTTATTACCATCATCAGTCTCGTGAATTGTACTCATCAGGTTGCGATTTTCTGACCGCAAGTTGGTTTGCACTAAGGGATATTTTTGTTTGAGGTCAATAATATCTACCCCAGAACTAATACCCATGTAAATCAGGGCGTTTTCTGTAGCGGAACCGATGACTTCATACTGACCATTTCCCGCGCGGCTGACTTGGCTTTCGTTGCAAAGAACTGAGACATGAATTAGTTTTAATAGTTCATCATTACTGTAGGGGTTGATGGTTTTTTCTCCGGTGATAAATTCCCCGTCCGTAACTTTAATGTTGTGGGTATTGCTTTGAATTTCGACAACTGACATTTTGTTTTCTGTCAATGTGCCGGTTTTATCCATACAAATTGTTTGAACTGAACCCAAAGCTTCAACTGCACTCAGGCTACGTACAAGGACGCGGTTGCGGCGCATATCACGAATACCAAGGGCGAGGGTGGTAGTCGCCACGGTGGGTAAGCCTTCGGGAACCGCCGCCACAGCTAAAGATATGGATGATTTCAACATCTGTACTAAGCCATATCCCCGCCACACGCCCAAACCAAAGACGACACCGCAAATACCCATACTGATTAATACCAACTGGCTACCTACTTGGTCTAGTTGTTTGGCGAGGGGTGTTTCCATTGCGGTGGCTTCGCCTACAAGTTGCTGAATATGTCCCATTTCGGTATTCTGTCCCGTGGCGACAACCACCGCCAGTCCTTGACCACCTGTAACAAAAGTGCCTTTATAGGCCATGTTCAAGCGATCGCCTAATGGGATATCCTCACCTATAAGTAAATCATCTGTTTTCGTTACAGGCAGACTTTCACCTGTTAAGGCAGATTCATCAATACTCAGATTATCTGCGGCAATTAATCGCGCATCTGCGGCTATATAACTGCCCGGTTTAAGGGTTAAAACATCCCCTAAAACAACATTTTCTGTAGGGATTTCTTGCGGTTTACCGTCTCTAATTACCCATGTTGATGGTTGGTCTCGATTTTTTAGGGAATGAATGATTTTTTCTGATTGACTTTCGGTGGTGTAACCAATAGCAGCATTGAGAATTACTACACCTAAAATTACCGCCGCGTCAATCACTCCACCCGTGAATATTGATACCCCCGCCGCCACACCGAGTAATGCCACCGGTAGAGATTGAAATTGCTCAACAATAATGCTTAAATCAGAGCGAGTTTCTGTTTGCGCCAGGACATTAGCACCATATTTATGCAGATTGGCACTGGCTAATTCACTGGATAATCCCCATGTAGGTGAGGTATTTAATTTGTGAACAACTTTATCTGACGGGATTAAATACCAGTCTGCTTGGTTTTGTTTTTGAAGATTATTAACAGTTGATTTGTGAGTTTTTAAGTTTTTCTCTTTTTTCTTATTGGGAATTAACTTACTCTTTCCTGGATAAGTTAATAAAACACTTTCGATAATAATTGCTATATCTTTATAGCTTTTTTCTTGAGGAAAATAGACTAAAACTTTGCTAGTTAAAGGATTAGCATTCACAAACTTGATTTCTGGATAATTTAACAGCGATCGCTCCAGATAATCTTTGAGTTCTGCCGAATTGTAAAGTTCTTCTACTTTATATCTAGCTCTGCCTTTGACTTTGGTATGTACTGCTTGAATCACTGCAATTTTTGCCCCCATGCTTGCTCTTGCAAAACTGCAATTTTGATATATATCTCTATTAGCAAAATTATAGGATATGTGACTGTATTTCTGTTAATAGAAATGTTAAGCCTTTCAATGCCCATAACTTAATGAAGTAGGCAAAATAGATTAATTTTTATTTATGTTGATTGATTTTGATTTCTCAGCATCGTTAAGTTTTATGAAACTATAGGAATCCGGTTTGATTTCTGAATTTATTTGTTTAGGTAGGGAATAGGGAATGGGGAGTCGGGAGTAGGAAAGAAGCCTGATCTGAGTGTACTATTAACCGTAAATCAGCCGCACCGTTAGTTATTTTATAAACATCGGCATTAAAATCTGAGACTATATTTAACAAATCTTTAGCGATCGCTGATTGACCATCAACTAAGACTGCTATAAAAGCGTAGTCAAACTCTCAACTGTTTCCATCATCCGAAAGTCACAGAGAAAATTTTAAATTTATATCTCAAGTATTAATTATATTTGCACAATTCAGATTCCCGACTTATTAGATAAGTCGGGAATATATTAGTATATACAGCAAAATTATGTCTTTAGACTCAAGCTATAAATTAAGGTAAATGTTAGGAATAAAAAATAGATTGCGCCAGAATTTAATATTGGCTGTAATCAGAAAAATATCCCAACAGTTAATAGAAACATCTAAGGTTATGACAATTTCCACAAACAGCGATCGCCAAATTCAACAACTGCAAGAATTAATCCAAAATATTGACTCTGGAATGTTGACCACAGTCAATGATGATGGTAGCTTGCACAGTTGTCCTATGTACTCAATCAAAGAAATAGATTTAGAAGGAAGAATCTGGTTTTTTACTAGTTCCAACTCCCATAGAGTCAGTGAAATTGAACATAATCAGCAGGTAAATGTGAGTTTTTCTTCCTGTGAACAGCAGCTTTACGTTTCCATTTCTGGTACAGCACAACTCCTCAAAGACCGCCAAAAAATGGCAGAATTATGGAAACCAGAATTAGAAACTTGGTTTTCTCAAGGCTTAGATCAGCCAGATTTAGCATTACTCCAAGTCAATATTAAACAAGCCGATTATTGGGATAGTAGTTCAAGTTATCATCCCCAAACCATCAATTTTTCTTCCCTATAGCAATCCTAAATAATTTACAAATATCTCTCTATCTTGTCTACCCTGTCCTCCTTGTCTTGGCTGTTCACATATCAGAAAAGTGCTTTTAAAGTTGCTTGGAGTGCAGTAAAGCGCGATTACGAAAAAGGCGAAGATGGGCAGTGGCACAAAAGCCAAATAACTAATGTGTGATCAATTCTACTATTGAGCCAATTAACTGCAAAAAACCTATTTCTTTAGTTAGACGCTAACACAACTAATATAAAGATATTTTTCTTACTGGCAGTAGTAGTAAACTTCCGTCCTGGGGATATAAGCAAATCACAGTCAAACTCTTGATTATTCAAGATGAATAGCTGAAAGTTTGTCATATTCCCAGGTTATTTCTTAGGTGAAAAATTACATTATGGGACTAATATTTGATAGTCAATTTGAAGCGGCGTTACAGTATTGGTAACAGGCATGAATTCATGGATTGGTATAGAAGCAGAGTTGAATCTTATACCAATTCACGAAATTACTGATATAAATCACTTCCTCTGCTTGCGATCGCCGAGTAGAGTTAAGGCGCTGCTTGTTTATTTGTCTCATTTTTAAAGTGAAACGGTATTAGTTTTAATTACACAAAACTCAAGCAAATTATTTGAAGATTGTGTGAAGATAGCATAAAGATTTTATTCGGTGAGTATTTATATTGATTGTAAATCCGGCAGTTCTTCAGCATTCAAAAATTAGAAATATGCTGTACTTTACGTCCCTGATGTTCTGTTTGGTTACCTACGCAACATTATTAGTCTTTACTTATCAAAGGATTTTAAGTAACTAATTAAATAAGATTGGGGGGGACTTATGTAGCGTATATAACAATTTATTTGATACTCCATATCCTACAATCATTTAGCCTAAAAAGCTCATTCCTGATAAGTCTAGCTAAAGTCAGAATATTACTGCGTTTTAGCTCACCAAATTCAATCTACGGATACTATACAGTTTCTGTACGTATCATCTAAACTGAATATATGAAATTGCTATTTCCGGTATCAGCAATCAATAAGTTAAAAAAATCCCACTTTTATCTTTTCTTTGTTATTTTGTATTTAACGGGACAGTTCTCCACCATACGGTGAGTTTAAATATCAATTAAGTCAACGTTTCCCCGCATTTTGTAAACCAAATAAGCATTTTGTGCTTACAGCAACTTATGTCTGCAAGCGCCACATATCTTACTGGAATAAATTGCGTGGATAGACTTAAATGTGCAGCCTACTAGTATATCAACCTCAAAAACAATTACTAACGATTATGCCTAAAACTACTAACTTATCTATTATTCTTCCTGCTTTCATTCAAGCTGAGACTTTTGAGCATACCACAAATTTAGCCAGCCAAAATTTCTTAGGTAAATCTCGTTATGATGTTCTAAAACCATTACGTCAATGGTTAGATGAACTCGAAATTCAAAATCGAGAACTAGCACACTTTATTGCAAAATTGATCCCAGCCCAATGTCCTTTTGAGCGTGATATTGTGTTGTTCGGTCGTACCATAGCCCACATTCCCCCTATGTGCAAACTGAACCCTCTGTATGACCAATTTGTTGGCTTGCGTTTTCGAGCTTTGTGTTATTTAGTAGATCAGTGTGGCGAAGATATTCAGTCATACTGTTAAACGCAAACTGAGAACACAAAATATGGCAATTAAAATTGAACATCAACCCAGTCAAGAATATCTAAACAATTTGGGTGTGTTCACATGGGAGATTTGGGAAAAAGAAGTATCTCAATTTCCTTGGACTTACGATACTGAAGAGACGTGCTATTTTTTGACAGGTGATGTCATTGTTACGCCGGATGGCGGACAAGC
This portion of the Aulosira sp. FACHB-615 genome encodes:
- a CDS encoding pyridoxal phosphate-dependent aminotransferase, coding for MKLAARVSQVKPSLTLAIAAKAKAMKAEGIDVCSFSAGEPDFDTPAHIKAAAAKALAEGKTKYGPAPGEPKLREAIAQKLKSDNGLDYKAENVIVTNGGKHSLYNLILSLIDPGDEVIIPAPYWLSYPEMVTLAGGVSVIVNTDASTGYKITPEQLRQAITPKTKLFVLNSPSNPTGMVYTPEEIKALAQVIVDADIYVVSDEIYEKILYDGAEHISIGSLGQEIFERTFISNGFAKAYSMTGWRLGYLAGPVEIIKAANSIQGHSTSNVCTFAQYGAIAALEESQDCVAEMLQAFTKRRQVMLERINAIPGLYCPKPDGAFYLFPDISKTGLKSLEFCDALIEEHQVAVIPGIAFGADNNIRLSYATDLATIEKGLDRLEKFVRSRI
- a CDS encoding class I SAM-dependent methyltransferase — encoded protein: MKRLELILPNQIRKFSFVSIAGIILIAVIAWWLSANQPEITNVDSSKIYEQRVNHSPDGIGKFYMGREIAKVMGHTGAGWLERPSRELEEQPSKIVSALDLKPNDVVADIGAGTGYLSFLIAPLLPQGKVLAVDIQPEMLEIIQDSKQKKKITNVEPILATIDNPNLPAQSIDLALMVDAYHEFAYPYEVMQGIVKALKPGGRVVLVEYRGENPFIMIKTLHKMTQKQVQKEMQAVGLVWRETKNLLPQQHLMVFAKQASQ
- a CDS encoding XisH family protein, encoding MPAKDAFHELVRTALENEGWTITHDPYHIDLGFVDFYIDLGAERLIAATKNGEKIAVEIKTFLSASTISEFHTAIGQFINYRIALEEEEADRRLYLAVPIDIYRRFFKYSFIQTVIRRNQIPLLVYNIEKQEIAQWIN
- a CDS encoding XisI protein; the encoded protein is MDKLNLYRQLIQELLIERAKLRSPSDPIKSQTIFDRDGDHYQLVNLGWKNSSTRIYGCVLHVDIIDGKIWVQHDGTEDAIADQLVAKGVPKQDIVLAYHAPYVRKYTDFAVG
- the metK gene encoding methionine adenosyltransferase, whose product is MKKDFMFTSESVTEGHPDKLCDQISDAIVDRFLQQDPYARVITECAASTGILFIAARFEPNTNVDFTNIARQVIEQIGYEQKEFNSKTCSILTSLRELPASQTHLFDEHNLSDEEIEKITVTNQVTVFGFACNQTYTLMPLPIWLAHKLARQLSEVRHKNILPYLTPDGKTQVGVEYRDRRPYRIHSITVIASQNKAGKPDYQQLQDDIRETVINPVFENEEIRPDAKTRIFINPDGAFIKGGPAVHSGLTGRKNAIDTYGEYSKHSGSALSGKDPIRIDRIGAYIARYAAKNIVAAKLADECEVQLSYSIGLSRPVSIQVETFGTGKISDEEITNLLEKYFDFRLAGIIKQFNLRHLPTIHQDGFYRQLAVYGHVGRMDIDLPWEKTDKVGVF
- a CDS encoding cation-translocating P-type ATPase, translated to MIQAVHTKVKGRARYKVEELYNSAELKDYLERSLLNYPEIKFVNANPLTSKVLVYFPQEKSYKDIAIIIESVLLTYPGKSKLIPNKKKEKNLKTHKSTVNNLQKQNQADWYLIPSDKVVHKLNTSPTWGLSSELASANLHKYGANVLAQTETRSDLSIIVEQFQSLPVALLGVAAGVSIFTGGVIDAAVILGVVILNAAIGYTTESQSEKIIHSLKNRDQPSTWVIRDGKPQEIPTENVVLGDVLTLKPGSYIAADARLIAADNLSIDESALTGESLPVTKTDDLLIGEDIPLGDRLNMAYKGTFVTGGQGLAVVVATGQNTEMGHIQQLVGEATAMETPLAKQLDQVGSQLVLISMGICGVVFGLGVWRGYGLVQMLKSSISLAVAAVPEGLPTVATTTLALGIRDMRRNRVLVRSLSAVEALGSVQTICMDKTGTLTENKMSVVEIQSNTHNIKVTDGEFITGEKTINPYSNDELLKLIHVSVLCNESQVSRAGNGQYEVIGSATENALIYMGISSGVDIIDLKQKYPLVQTNLRSENRNLMSTIHETDDGNKFVAVKGSPAEVVELCQTWVKHGEIVELTPADKRAIAIENDRMAGKALRVLGIAYNQINQSSTNNNHETDLIWLGLVGMADPIRKGAKELIHDFHQAGIATVMITGDQSPTAYAIAKELELSQEQQLEILDSSNLNNLTPEALTALSDKVDVFARISPSNKLQIVQALQAAGKVVAMTGDGINDAPALKAAQVGVAMGKGGTDVAREVADIVLEDDRLETMIVAVSRGRTIYNNIRKSVHFLLATNLSEIMVMTVATAAGIGEPLNAIQLLWLNLVTDIFPGLSLAMEAPEPDVLSQPPRNPDEPIIKKSDFGRIVFESAGLSVSTLLAYAYAIRRYGFSPQASTIAFFTLTSSQLLHTFSCRSEHHSLFSKEKLPRNGYLNAALIGSFAIQILAIALPPLRNLLKITPINFVDTAVIIGSALWPLLLSESTKNIQPNLNSALPLLPPEKTQQS
- a CDS encoding pyridoxamine 5'-phosphate oxidase family protein, whose translation is MTISTNSDRQIQQLQELIQNIDSGMLTTVNDDGSLHSCPMYSIKEIDLEGRIWFFTSSNSHRVSEIEHNQQVNVSFSSCEQQLYVSISGTAQLLKDRQKMAELWKPELETWFSQGLDQPDLALLQVNIKQADYWDSSSSYHPQTINFSSL
- a CDS encoding ChaB family protein, with protein sequence MSWLFTYQKSAFKVAWSAVKRDYEKGEDGQWHKSQITNV
- a CDS encoding Mo-dependent nitrogenase C-terminal domain-containing protein; the protein is MPKTTNLSIILPAFIQAETFEHTTNLASQNFLGKSRYDVLKPLRQWLDELEIQNRELAHFIAKLIPAQCPFERDIVLFGRTIAHIPPMCKLNPLYDQFVGLRFRALCYLVDQCGEDIQSYC
- a CDS encoding cupin domain-containing protein; the protein is MAIKIEHQPSQEYLNNLGVFTWEIWEKEVSQFPWTYDTEETCYFLTGDVIVTPDGGQAVQMGKGDLVTFPAGMSCTWEIISNVRKHYYFS